A region from the Cannabis sativa cultivar Pink pepper isolate KNU-18-1 chromosome 9, ASM2916894v1, whole genome shotgun sequence genome encodes:
- the LOC115722559 gene encoding disease resistance protein RPV1-like, with amino-acid sequence MGDYSSQPGPEFDVYFSFSTQDPQKHITEFTNKSLVIDGIRTFRDENQVLQRGLQLEQQRKEAIQTSRIAILLLSQEYLSSEFCLEELVLILRCRERWGMIVVPIFYDLNPSDLRKARGPVATALSRQRVGGCWWKRWKLALQEASDLCGWDHTTYIDIFKSESKFVGDITQDIRDKRIPSNLKISIYPIRYDTCYEYLNLFLQMGSNEVLVVGIAGQNKMGKTIIAKSVYDGIFEAFDGRSFLRGVGQKSRKPNGLVHLQEKLLSDLLLGEKINITSVTRGVDVLQKRLSCKKVLIVLDDIDNLDQLYALVGSRKWFGTGSKIIITTRILSLLHFYKVDQVFVAGGLPLPVDIQEIWEPYQQSCHRIAGLKAYIQSLCYMTNDRVKMLEDQLRRGCNTNAIQAQKICELKLAEEAEIG; translated from the exons ATGGGGGATTATTCCTCACAACCTGGACCAGAATTTGATGTGTATTTCAGTTTCAGCACACAAGATCCTCAAAAACATATAACAGAATTTACAAATAAGTCTTTGGTCATTGATGGGATCCGTACATTCAGGGATGAAAATCAGGTTCTCCAAAGAGGACTTCAACTTGAGCAACAGAGAAAAGAAGCTATCCAAACTTCAAGAATTGCCATTCTTCTGCTCTCCCAAGAGTATCTCTCTTCTGAGTTTTGCCTTGAAGAACTTGTTTTGATACTGAGGTGTAGGGAAAGATGGGGAATGATTGTTGTGCCTATTTTCTATGATTTGAACCCTTCTGACCTCAGGAAAGCAAGAGGACCTGTTGCCACTGCTTTGAGTAGACAAAGGGTTGGAGGGTGCTGGTGGAAAAGGTGGAAGTTGGCTCTTCAAGAGGCATCTGATTTGTGCGGCTGGGATCACACCACATATATTGACATCTTTAA GAGTGAATCCAAGTTTGTTGGGGACATTACACAAGATATCAGGGATAAAAGAATTCCTTCAAATCTGAAGATCTCTATATACCCCATTAGATATGACACATGCTATGAATATCTTAATCTCTTCTTGCAAATGGGGTCAAATGAAGTTCTGGTTGTGGGGATTGCAGGCCAAAACAAAATGGGGAAGACAATTATAGCTAAATCAGTTTATGATGGAATTTTTGAGGCCTTTGATGGCCGCAGCTTTCTCCGCGGCGTGGGACAAAAATCGAGAAAACCAAATGGTCTGGTTCACTTGCAAGAAAAACTTCTTTCTGATCTTCTGTTGGGAGAGAAGATAAACATAACTAGTGTAACAAGAGGTGTAGATGTTCTACAGAAAAGACTCAGTTGTAAGAAGGTTCTAATTGTTCTTGATGATATTGATAATTTAGACCAATTATACGCTCTAGTTGGAAGCCGAAAATGGTTTGGTACGGGTAGCAAAATTATCATAACAACAAGAATATTATCACTACTTCATTTCTATAAAGTGGACCAAGTATTTGTGGCTGGAGGCCTTCCTCTACCAGTTGATATCCAA GAAATTTGGGAACCATATCAACAAAGTTGTCACCGGATTGCAGGACTTAAAGCATATATACAGAGCTTGTGTTACATG ACCAATGACAGGGTGAAAATGCTCGAAGATCAGTTGCGTAGAGGGTGTAATACAAATGCAATTCAG GCACAAAAGATATGTGAACTGAAGTTGGCCGAAGAGGCGGAAATTGGATAA